In one uncultured Methanoregula sp. genomic region, the following are encoded:
- a CDS encoding S-layer protein — protein MAGTKYTAGSPELSAYISGANEVTPGKDVSLTMVIQNTGLNEFKFINSGIVDRDDLPNTAKFLTVTLNPGDAPIIIKSDPQMVGDLKGGYNANAIFSIKVKTDAAAGTYQIPISLNYTYLYQADQLGVDTMQYRYKTVTQNLTAPIKIKPDVSIDVLSATPEHLNVGTEGYLNMKIQNTGSEYGTKSIVKILRSGNSPIVPTDSSVYIGDFPPGSIVDCRYKVAVSSDAEHQTYPVDVVVLYQNKEGDFVTSRSDTIGVPVGGKADFKIISAPPEMNPGNKKVITVDFKNTGETTVYSAQARISAVDPFTSNDDVAYLGDLKPGQVANASYIISIDRSATIKEYGIDSEIRYRDALDNTYVSDTMKVKINVTSPAGIMTLLSNPIYLSILVAVIIGIIYAVYHFRKKQ, from the coding sequence ATGGCTGGGACGAAATACACTGCAGGGAGCCCGGAGCTTTCAGCGTATATATCAGGGGCGAATGAAGTTACCCCGGGAAAAGACGTATCACTCACGATGGTTATTCAGAATACCGGGCTCAACGAATTTAAATTCATTAATTCCGGTATTGTAGATCGTGACGATCTTCCCAACACGGCAAAATTCCTCACAGTTACCCTCAATCCGGGCGATGCACCTATTATCATAAAATCAGATCCGCAGATGGTCGGCGATCTGAAAGGAGGGTATAATGCAAACGCCATATTTTCCATCAAGGTGAAAACTGATGCCGCTGCCGGGACATACCAGATTCCGATTTCCCTGAATTATACCTACCTGTACCAGGCTGACCAGCTTGGCGTTGATACCATGCAGTACCGGTACAAGACGGTTACTCAAAATCTCACAGCACCCATAAAGATCAAACCGGATGTCTCGATAGATGTACTCTCGGCAACACCCGAGCATCTCAATGTGGGAACTGAAGGCTACCTCAATATGAAGATCCAGAATACAGGTTCTGAATATGGTACAAAATCCATAGTAAAGATACTCAGGAGCGGCAACAGTCCAATCGTACCAACGGACAGCAGCGTATATATCGGGGATTTCCCCCCGGGAAGCATTGTTGACTGCCGTTATAAAGTGGCTGTTTCATCAGATGCCGAACACCAGACTTACCCGGTAGATGTTGTCGTATTGTATCAGAACAAAGAAGGCGATTTTGTTACATCCCGCAGTGACACCATCGGTGTTCCCGTTGGCGGAAAAGCGGATTTCAAGATCATTTCAGCACCTCCCGAGATGAACCCCGGCAACAAGAAAGTAATAACCGTAGATTTCAAAAATACCGGTGAAACAACCGTATATAGTGCACAGGCCCGTATCAGTGCGGTGGATCCGTTTACCAGCAATGATGATGTTGCATATCTTGGCGATCTCAAACCCGGCCAGGTGGCAAACGCTTCCTATATTATAAGTATCGACCGGAGTGCCACAATAAAAGAGTACGGGATTGATTCAGAAATCCGGTACCGGGATGCCCTCGATAATACCTACGTCTCGGACACGATGAAAGTAAAAATCAACGTCACCAGCCCTGCCGGCATCATGACGTTATTATCCAACCCGATATACCTTTCAATACTGGTTGCCGTGATCATAGGTATTATCTATGCAGTCTACCACTTCCGGAAGAAGCAGTGA
- a CDS encoding cobyrinate a,c-diamide synthase — MRIPRVVVAGTHSGCGKTTVASGIMAALTARGMKVQPFKVGPDFIDPSHHTKVCGRPSRNLDPFMMGESGCFTTFLVASRGADIAVIEGVMGVFDGVDGSDLASTAHVARILDAPVLLVIDAKGMSRSIHALIKGFMEYDPTIKIAGVIINRIGSTRHKEMIASSLATPALGWISRSENIVVKSRHLGLFMAHESDTTQTTGSLIEESCNLDEITAIAQSAPPLCTNPESAPHAPDRARIGVAMDNAFCFYYQNNLDRLRKAGSELIFFSPIQDSLPEVDGVYLGGGYPELHLPLLESSPCTKELKKAAESGIPIYAECGGLMYLTREIQAEKTYRMAGILPADAEMTGRIQALGYVKGDIATDRSVFSIHQEVVGHEFHYSRVLPDRDVQYAYRLTRGKGIDAGQDGMFSSRVLGCYTHAYFSGTFADELVGAACRNSRS, encoded by the coding sequence ATGAGGATTCCACGGGTAGTTGTTGCCGGGACCCACAGCGGGTGCGGGAAGACCACCGTGGCAAGCGGGATCATGGCAGCTCTTACCGCCCGGGGCATGAAAGTCCAGCCATTCAAGGTAGGACCGGACTTCATCGACCCGTCCCATCATACGAAAGTCTGTGGCAGACCGTCAAGAAACCTGGATCCGTTTATGATGGGCGAGAGCGGCTGCTTCACCACGTTCCTTGTCGCGTCCCGGGGCGCGGATATTGCCGTCATCGAAGGCGTCATGGGAGTGTTTGACGGGGTTGATGGATCAGACCTTGCCAGTACCGCCCACGTTGCCCGGATCCTGGATGCGCCGGTTCTCCTTGTCATCGATGCAAAAGGGATGTCGCGGAGCATTCATGCACTCATCAAAGGCTTCATGGAATATGACCCGACAATCAAAATTGCCGGTGTCATTATAAACCGGATCGGGAGCACACGCCATAAGGAGATGATCGCTTCATCCCTTGCAACTCCTGCGCTGGGCTGGATATCCCGGAGCGAAAATATTGTCGTGAAGAGCCGGCACCTGGGCCTTTTCATGGCGCACGAGTCCGACACTACTCAAACTACCGGTTCCCTGATCGAAGAGTCCTGCAATCTGGATGAAATAACCGCAATTGCACAGAGTGCACCGCCATTGTGTACAAATCCGGAGTCAGCTCCCCACGCTCCCGACCGTGCAAGGATCGGTGTTGCAATGGACAATGCATTCTGTTTTTATTACCAGAATAACCTGGATCGCCTCCGCAAGGCCGGATCAGAACTCATCTTTTTCAGCCCGATCCAGGATTCCCTCCCGGAGGTTGACGGCGTATACCTCGGGGGAGGATATCCGGAATTACATCTCCCCCTGCTTGAATCTTCTCCCTGTACAAAAGAGCTTAAAAAAGCCGCGGAGAGCGGGATACCTATCTATGCCGAATGTGGCGGACTGATGTACCTGACCCGGGAGATACAGGCCGAAAAGACCTACCGGATGGCCGGCATACTACCGGCCGATGCGGAGATGACCGGGCGCATCCAGGCGCTGGGGTACGTCAAAGGGGACATTGCAACCGACCGCTCGGTCTTCTCAATACACCAGGAAGTTGTTGGACACGAGTTCCATTATTCCCGGGTCCTCCCTGACCGTGATGTACAGTACGCATACCGGTTAACCCGGGGAAAAGGAATTGATGCGGGACAGGACGGGATGTTCTCATCCCGGGTCCTGGGATGTTACACCCATGCATATTTTTCAGGAACCTTTGCCGATGAGTTAGTCGGGGCAGCCTGCCGGAATTCCCGCTCCTGA
- the ilvD gene encoding dihydroxy-acid dehydratase: protein MRSDDIKAGYQRAPNRSLLRSLGVTDREMKLPFIGIANAYNTIVPGHVHLQKLGEKVREGIAAAGGVPFEFGVIGICDGIAMGHEGMRYSLPSRENIADSIELMVQAHRFDGLVCIGTCDKIVPGMLMAAVRCNIPTIVLTGGAMLSGYQDGKELSLIDIFEGVGKVAAGSMSEDALCELECSAMPGCGSCQGLYTANTMACMTEAMGMSLPGCAATPAVDAGKLRIARESGEAIIPLVKKQVKPRDIVTRKSLMNAIRVDMALGGSTNTVLHLMAVATEADIPLSLDDFSQLAEEVPHICYMQPSGPHSMQTLHRAGGIPAVFKQLEPHLDNCPTVSGRRIKEIAKAAVVRNEDVIRPLKKPISATGGLRILSGSLAPDGAVVKSAAVPKEMWKHTGPARVFDGEEPAMKAILGRKIKEGDVLVIRYEGPKGAPGMPEMLSPTSALMGLGYKKVVLITDGRFSGGTRGPCIGHVAPEAAAGGPIAFVQDKDTITVDLHAKTIDLDVPAKEIAKRKKGWKAPKKALAGVLARYAKTVGQANFGAVQK, encoded by the coding sequence ATGCGCAGTGATGATATTAAAGCAGGGTACCAGCGTGCACCCAACCGGTCGCTTCTCAGATCGCTGGGTGTTACCGATCGTGAGATGAAACTGCCGTTCATCGGCATTGCCAATGCCTACAACACTATTGTCCCCGGTCACGTCCATCTCCAGAAACTGGGAGAGAAAGTCCGTGAAGGGATAGCAGCAGCCGGGGGTGTTCCCTTCGAATTTGGTGTTATCGGCATCTGTGACGGGATTGCCATGGGACACGAAGGGATGCGGTATTCCCTCCCCTCCCGTGAAAATATCGCCGATTCCATCGAGCTGATGGTCCAGGCACACAGGTTTGACGGGCTGGTCTGTATCGGGACGTGCGACAAGATCGTGCCGGGTATGCTGATGGCAGCGGTCCGGTGCAATATCCCCACGATAGTCCTGACCGGGGGAGCCATGCTCTCCGGCTACCAGGACGGAAAAGAGCTCTCTCTCATCGATATTTTCGAAGGCGTGGGGAAAGTTGCCGCCGGGTCGATGTCCGAAGACGCGCTCTGCGAACTCGAATGTTCTGCCATGCCTGGCTGCGGCAGCTGCCAGGGACTATACACAGCCAATACCATGGCCTGCATGACCGAAGCGATGGGAATGTCCCTCCCGGGATGTGCTGCAACGCCTGCCGTGGATGCAGGAAAGCTCCGGATCGCACGCGAGAGCGGGGAGGCAATAATCCCGCTCGTGAAAAAGCAGGTGAAACCGCGGGATATTGTGACGAGAAAAAGCCTGATGAATGCAATCCGGGTCGACATGGCCCTAGGCGGATCGACAAACACGGTCCTGCACCTTATGGCGGTTGCAACCGAGGCCGATATCCCGTTGTCGCTGGATGATTTCTCTCAGCTTGCCGAAGAGGTGCCCCATATCTGCTACATGCAGCCATCAGGCCCGCACTCCATGCAGACCCTGCACCGTGCCGGGGGAATCCCCGCAGTGTTCAAACAGCTGGAACCGCACCTGGACAACTGCCCCACGGTTTCCGGCAGGAGGATCAAGGAGATCGCAAAAGCCGCAGTTGTCAGGAATGAAGATGTAATCCGCCCATTAAAGAAACCCATCAGTGCTACGGGAGGACTGCGGATACTGTCCGGCTCCCTTGCCCCAGATGGGGCCGTAGTGAAAAGTGCTGCCGTTCCAAAAGAGATGTGGAAGCACACCGGCCCGGCACGGGTCTTTGATGGCGAGGAGCCGGCAATGAAAGCAATTCTTGGCAGGAAGATAAAGGAGGGCGATGTTCTTGTGATCCGGTACGAAGGCCCGAAGGGTGCACCTGGCATGCCGGAGATGCTCTCACCCACATCGGCACTCATGGGACTCGGATATAAAAAAGTCGTTCTCATCACAGACGGCCGCTTTTCCGGGGGTACGCGGGGACCCTGCATCGGCCATGTTGCACCGGAAGCAGCTGCCGGGGGACCCATTGCATTTGTCCAGGACAAGGACACTATTACCGTGGACCTGCATGCAAAGACAATCGACCTGGATGTGCCGGCAAAAGAGATTGCAAAGCGGAAAAAAGGATGGAAAGCCCCAAAGAAAGCCCTTGCCGGGGTCCTTGCACGCTATGCAAAGACCGTGGGCCAGGCAAATTTTGGTGCAGTCCAGAAATAA